A region of Sulfurimonas sp. DNA encodes the following proteins:
- a CDS encoding dynamin family protein has product MHIINDFFLLTWKEDAKQLFSSLGDIKTFLTSTLKSNHEAFCDYTSILLIVTPSNIDNFSDISEAREAMKFLVGLNEWDKQRVQYIQKELLFFLNANGNIKLNKEIQQRFDRLRKENIIGYEISRRLISLLTLIEAKKEEIQPIHIVKAKSGSNFFESALNSLCTAVDNLKNGVEDENLYERLTIIPKKIRSEKFSIGITGVMNAGKSTLLNALLGKEILGTSVIPETANLSIIKYAKKPSAKVNFWTSNEWKNIEKSALTLESMKPFIKETKEHFKDNLSTFITDNGFSAEISIDELPSYTSAEHSDKKCNLVKSVELYTDLKFVENGVEIVDTPGLDDPVIQREEITKSYLYECDLMCHLMNVNQSATQKDIEFITDTLLYQSIARLLIVITRIDTVSKKELDEVIEYTKQSIKAKLKSLNKEAQFNSIIDKIDFIPIAGKMALMHRIGQGEEATKIGYPLEKTGILEIESYLNDILFGDNSQKAILVIESNTKELLGIANSSLNALNIERDLLGKSASEIENEYNKHQESIVEIKTKITKLNQDIDDSKSELINYFSTLKNISKNKMTTLQNIVKRRVTDDVSYELRKNKTKPEESRISSIIETGIKDGFIDLLRDYRYQFQKKMQNSFEKIQRNFEGFKEADSNTGDAKYFFEKHFGDLNLVNSNLILIQKVNSAIKSSSKKEIEALDKQCEDFFTQAFDELYAKFNNKTEKINIDLVNQFESTCKEPVKKIEFEMNTKEDNIIKAKHRVQDKSFDTSTRLSSIEQKIMLIQKVKNDLNHLGKIS; this is encoded by the coding sequence AAAACAACTTTTCTCAAGTCTTGGAGATATTAAAACTTTTTTAACATCTACTTTAAAATCTAATCACGAAGCTTTTTGTGATTATACTTCCATCTTGCTTATCGTTACTCCCTCAAATATAGATAATTTTTCAGATATAAGCGAAGCTAGAGAAGCTATGAAGTTTCTTGTTGGTCTAAATGAATGGGATAAGCAAAGAGTTCAGTATATTCAAAAAGAGCTTCTCTTTTTTTTAAATGCTAATGGCAATATAAAACTAAATAAAGAGATACAACAAAGGTTTGACAGACTAAGAAAAGAAAATATTATAGGCTATGAGATAAGTAGACGACTAATAAGCCTTTTAACTCTGATAGAAGCAAAAAAAGAAGAAATTCAACCTATCCATATAGTCAAAGCTAAAAGTGGTTCAAACTTCTTTGAGAGTGCTTTGAACTCACTTTGTACTGCTGTAGATAATCTTAAAAATGGTGTTGAAGATGAAAATTTATATGAACGATTAACAATCATACCAAAAAAGATAAGAAGCGAAAAATTCTCTATTGGTATTACAGGCGTAATGAATGCTGGTAAATCTACACTTTTAAATGCTCTTTTAGGCAAGGAGATATTGGGGACTTCTGTTATACCTGAAACAGCAAATTTAAGTATTATAAAGTACGCAAAAAAACCAAGTGCAAAAGTAAACTTTTGGACAAGTAACGAATGGAAAAATATAGAAAAGAGTGCTCTTACTCTTGAAAGTATGAAACCTTTCATAAAGGAAACTAAGGAACACTTTAAGGATAATTTGAGTACCTTTATTACAGACAATGGTTTTAGTGCTGAGATAAGCATAGATGAACTTCCCTCTTACACATCTGCCGAACATTCAGATAAAAAATGTAATTTAGTTAAAAGTGTTGAACTTTATACTGATTTAAAATTCGTTGAAAATGGAGTGGAAATTGTTGATACTCCTGGATTAGATGACCCTGTAATCCAAAGAGAAGAGATAACAAAAAGCTATCTTTATGAGTGTGACTTGATGTGTCACTTAATGAATGTAAATCAATCAGCGACGCAAAAAGATATAGAGTTTATAACTGATACTCTACTCTACCAAAGCATCGCAAGACTTCTAATCGTTATAACAAGAATTGACACAGTAAGTAAAAAAGAATTAGATGAAGTTATAGAGTACACAAAACAGAGCATAAAAGCGAAACTTAAAAGTTTAAACAAAGAAGCACAGTTTAACTCAATCATAGATAAAATTGACTTTATTCCTATTGCGGGGAAGATGGCACTTATGCATCGCATAGGTCAAGGTGAAGAAGCTACAAAAATCGGATATCCACTTGAAAAAACAGGTATTTTAGAAATTGAAAGTTACTTAAATGATATACTTTTTGGAGATAACTCACAAAAGGCTATCTTAGTCATAGAATCAAATACTAAAGAACTTCTAGGTATAGCTAATAGCTCACTAAATGCTTTAAATATTGAAAGAGACTTGCTTGGTAAAAGTGCTAGTGAAATTGAGAATGAATACAACAAACATCAAGAAAGTATAGTAGAAATTAAAACAAAGATAACAAAACTAAATCAAGATATCGACGATTCAAAAAGTGAATTAATCAATTATTTTTCAACACTTAAAAATATATCTAAAAATAAAATGACAACTTTGCAAAACATTGTTAAAAGAAGAGTTACCGATGATGTATCTTATGAATTGAGAAAAAATAAAACAAAACCTGAAGAAAGTAGAATTTCTTCAATTATAGAGACAGGTATAAAAGATGGCTTTATTGATTTGCTTAGAGATTATAGATACCAGTTTCAAAAAAAGATGCAAAATTCTTTTGAAAAAATACAAAGAAATTTTGAAGGTTTTAAAGAGGCGGATAGTAATACTGGAGATGCAAAATATTTTTTTGAAAAGCACTTTGGAGATTTAAACCTAGTAAACAGCAACTTAATCTTAATACAGAAAGTAAATTCTGCAATAAAGTCATCTTCTAAAAAAGAAATAGAAGCTTTAGATAAACAATGTGAAGATTTCTTTACTCAAGCGTTTGATGAGCTATATGCAAAGTTTAACAATAAAACAGAAAAAATAAATATTGATTTAGTAAATCAATTTGAATCAACATGCAAAGAACCTGTTAAAAAAATAGAATTTGAGATGAATACAAAAGAAGACAATATTATAAAAGCAAAACACAGAGTACAGGATAAATCATTTGACACTTCTACAAGGTTATCAAGTATTGAGCAAAAAATAATGCTTATTCAAAAAGTGAAAAATGATTTAAATCATCTTGGAAAAATATCATGA
- a CDS encoding dynamin family protein, with the protein MSKLDLFITSYKEKFIDIVPEFDENLLGLIQKTSYAMLDEKMSPSKELRDALLKLEIRAKEPMKVAITGQFSSGKSTFLNALLSKNILPTGITPVTSKVNYIRYADELKIRIRYKDGRDEYQSVENISKFTDQREVVEEIEYLTLYVPLELLKDIVFVDTPGLNSQAITDTTTTQKVLKEVDGIIWLSLIDNAGKLSEAKVLEQYLNEYQGKSLCVLNQKDKFEPSQVKQSVDYVKKNFAEYFSDVIPISAIQALESRTHDKKIQTQEELEEFLKSLSNSLKSSTTIDIEKEYKAYQQKIEDILSSDLSSNINLLKESNIELVLKFIDENIRPLANSSKDFAIKKDINIICSDLIKQHKLFLKIYNELDGELNEFEEEADKKFAELKNRFTKKLKDAYSRIEEIIDTIANDIYNHIEQVTRTRYAEQKVGLLKSKTVFEPVEYKVSKIASDAIYKHLFYDDDIVGKMFKKYVRNLKEIQDEVNENNALVYEMLKKKIRRWQNPYEFIRKSKQVDSDIEFANIRKFASKAYENILKPYSDEIHSSYAKISSEFNHLSSAVSFNYQNATGVCVGFLEKKVEQSIKLYEQNPTKFSLYQPKLDEIKERLNISFHLYELQNMMNTNNTFLNKNYDRLVEEFKNINEEKHDFLQQRKERHNKTISIIKGLHVS; encoded by the coding sequence ATGAGCAAATTAGACTTATTTATTACCTCATACAAAGAGAAGTTTATAGACATTGTTCCGGAATTTGATGAAAACCTTCTTGGTCTTATTCAAAAAACAAGCTACGCTATGCTTGATGAAAAAATGTCACCAAGTAAAGAGTTACGAGATGCTTTACTAAAACTAGAAATAAGAGCTAAGGAGCCTATGAAAGTTGCGATAACAGGGCAATTCTCAAGCGGTAAATCAACTTTCTTAAATGCTCTTTTATCAAAAAATATACTTCCAACAGGAATAACACCAGTAACATCAAAAGTGAATTACATACGCTATGCGGATGAGCTAAAAATACGTATAAGATATAAAGATGGAAGAGACGAATATCAAAGTGTTGAAAATATATCAAAATTTACAGACCAGCGTGAAGTTGTAGAGGAAATAGAGTATTTAACTCTTTATGTTCCTCTGGAGCTTTTAAAGGATATAGTCTTCGTTGATACTCCTGGATTAAATTCTCAAGCCATAACAGACACAACTACAACCCAAAAAGTATTAAAAGAAGTAGATGGTATTATTTGGCTCTCTCTCATAGACAATGCAGGTAAGCTTAGTGAAGCCAAGGTTTTAGAGCAGTATCTAAATGAGTACCAAGGAAAATCACTTTGTGTCTTAAATCAAAAAGATAAGTTTGAGCCTAGCCAAGTAAAACAAAGTGTTGATTATGTTAAAAAAAACTTTGCAGAATATTTTAGTGATGTTATTCCTATTTCAGCTATACAAGCACTTGAATCAAGAACACATGATAAAAAAATACAAACACAAGAGGAACTAGAAGAATTTTTAAAATCACTTTCAAATAGTTTAAAATCTTCTACTACTATTGATATTGAGAAAGAATATAAAGCATATCAGCAAAAAATAGAAGATATTTTAAGTAGCGATTTAAGTAGTAATATAAATTTATTAAAAGAATCAAATATAGAGCTTGTTTTAAAGTTTATAGATGAAAATATTAGACCACTTGCAAACAGTTCAAAAGATTTTGCAATTAAAAAAGATATAAATATTATTTGCTCAGACCTTATAAAACAGCATAAATTGTTTTTAAAAATATACAATGAACTCGATGGTGAGCTTAATGAATTTGAAGAAGAAGCAGATAAGAAATTTGCTGAACTTAAAAATAGGTTTACAAAAAAGCTAAAAGATGCTTATAGTAGAATAGAAGAAATTATAGATACTATCGCCAATGATATTTATAATCACATAGAACAAGTAACTAGAACTAGATATGCCGAGCAGAAAGTAGGTTTATTAAAGAGTAAAACAGTTTTTGAACCTGTTGAGTACAAAGTATCTAAGATTGCCTCGGACGCAATATATAAACACCTTTTTTATGATGATGATATTGTAGGAAAGATGTTTAAAAAATATGTTAGAAACTTAAAAGAAATTCAAGATGAAGTTAATGAAAACAATGCTCTTGTATATGAGATGCTTAAAAAGAAAATAAGAAGATGGCAAAATCCATATGAGTTTATCAGAAAATCTAAGCAAGTTGATTCAGATATAGAGTTTGCAAATATCCGTAAATTTGCTTCTAAGGCTTACGAGAACATCTTGAAGCCTTATAGTGATGAGATACACTCTTCTTATGCAAAAATAAGCTCAGAGTTTAATCATTTAAGCTCTGCTGTTAGTTTTAACTATCAAAATGCTACTGGAGTATGTGTTGGCTTCTTAGAAAAGAAAGTTGAGCAGTCTATAAAACTTTATGAGCAAAACCCTACAAAATTTTCTTTATATCAACCTAAACTTGACGAGATAAAAGAAAGGCTTAACATAAGTTTTCATCTTTACGAACTTCAAAATATGATGAATACAAACAATACTTTTTTAAATAAAAATTATGATAGGTTAGTAGAAGAATTTAAAAATATAAATGAAGAAAAACATGATTTTTTACAGCAAAGAAAAGAGCGTCATAACAAAACAATAAGTATTATCAAAGGCTTACATGTTAGTTAA